A window of Ptychodera flava strain L36383 chromosome 1, AS_Pfla_20210202, whole genome shotgun sequence contains these coding sequences:
- the LOC139141743 gene encoding type I iodothyronine deiodinase-like, which yields MLRAMVHSGSLRRLFNDYKDKIDFIFVYILEAHPADGWIMGSHYSTFNDATTVDERIDAARLLIEVDTEYKTFTEDIRGVDQIPILLDNMNNDFNRAYSAQPDRIFVLRDGKFEYIGETVSDSLQANPKKLASDLVRDWLETVIVPTVSTVIQSQREA from the exons ATGCTACGA GCCATGGTTCACAGTGGCTCCCTGCGTCGTCTTTTTAATGACTATAAAGATAAGAtagatttcatatttgtatatatcTTGGAAGCTCACCCGGCGGATGGATGGATAATGGGTTCTCATTACAGTACTTTCAATGATGCTACAACTGTAGATGAGAGAATAGACGCTGCGAG ATTGCTGATTGAAGTGGATACTGAGTACAAGACGTTTACCGAGGACATCAGAGGCGTTGATCAGATACCAATTCTGCTGGACAACATGAACAACGACTTCAACCGTGCTTACTCAGCACAACCTGATCGCATCTTTGTTCTCAGGGATGGTAAATTTGAGTACATCGGGGAGACGGTCAGTGACTCGCTTCAAGCAAATCCAAAGAAACTAGCAAGCGACTTAGTGCGAGATTGGTTGGAAACAGTGATTGTACCAACTGTATCGACAGTAATTCAGTCACAAAGAGAAGCATAA